One genomic window of Candidatus Hydrogenedentota bacterium includes the following:
- a CDS encoding methyltransferase domain-containing protein has translation MPVNYDDIARRYDRHRPSGGDLCLDRLAGMLDGHRRALEIGAGTGNTTRITGPRHAGLLAAMEPSAGMVDQAREKGVPGTWLRGRAPGIPFRDGSFDAAYSTYVLQHVPDLGAMFADIARVLRPGGFTAHVTVPPDYIANHPLNHYFPSFARIDLGRFTPVEKLKDLLEKAGFTGVAWEIEQEPPKPMNRAYLERVEHRFLSTFDLMPPEEYGEGLDRMRRDVEAGDGTTGHMVVREAVLIWARKTEGGNA, from the coding sequence ATGCCTGTAAACTACGACGACATCGCCCGGCGTTATGACCGGCACCGGCCCAGCGGGGGCGACCTCTGCCTGGACCGGCTCGCCGGAATGCTGGACGGGCACCGCCGGGCGCTTGAAATCGGCGCGGGCACAGGCAACACCACCCGCATCACTGGTCCGCGCCACGCCGGGCTGCTGGCGGCAATGGAGCCCTCGGCGGGCATGGTTGACCAGGCACGGGAAAAGGGCGTGCCGGGGACATGGCTCCGCGGACGGGCGCCGGGAATCCCCTTCCGGGACGGCTCTTTTGACGCGGCCTATTCCACCTATGTGCTCCAACATGTGCCCGACTTGGGCGCGATGTTCGCGGACATTGCGCGGGTGCTGCGCCCCGGCGGGTTCACGGCGCATGTCACCGTGCCGCCGGACTACATTGCGAACCATCCGCTGAACCACTATTTCCCCAGTTTTGCCCGGATTGATCTCGGGCGTTTCACCCCGGTGGAGAAACTAAAAGACCTGCTCGAAAAGGCGGGTTTCACGGGGGTGGCTTGGGAGATTGAGCAGGAGCCTCCCAAACCGATGAACCGGGCCTATCTGGAAAGGGTGGAGCACCGGTTTCTGTCCACCTTCGACCTGATGCCGCCGGAGGAATACGGGGAGGGTCTGGACCGCATGCGCCGGGATGTGGAGGCCGGCGACGGCACGACGGGCCACATGGTGGTCCGTGAGGCCGTGCTGATTTGGGCCCGCAAGACGGAAGGGGGCAACGCATGA